One part of the Ursus arctos isolate Adak ecotype North America unplaced genomic scaffold, UrsArc2.0 scaffold_14, whole genome shotgun sequence genome encodes these proteins:
- the CALR3 gene encoding calreticulin-3, giving the protein MAVIHVLIWAVCMLRVALATVYFQEEFLDGERWRNRWVQSTNDSQLGHFRLSSGKFYGHKEKDKGLQTTQNGRFYAISARFKPFSNKGKTLVIQYTVKHEQKMDCGGGYVKVFPADMDQKNLNGKSQYYIMFGPDICGFDIKKVHVILHFKNQYHSNKKSIRCKVDGFTHLYALILRPDLTYEVKIDGQSIESGDIEYDWNLMSLKKMEKFSAESKDWDQAEGDKSQDWEKHFLDASASKPSDWNSELEGDWQGPMLQKPPYQDGLKPEGIDKDIWLHQKMKNNYLTEYDLSEFENIGAIGLELWQVRSGTIFDNFLITDDEEYAENFGKATWGETKGPEREMDAIQAKEEVKKAREEDEQELLMGKFGGQEDTFQRFHRRDEL; this is encoded by the exons ATGGCTGTGATTCACGTTCTGATTTGGGCCGTCTGCATGCTGAGGGTGGCGCTGGCCACCGTCTACTTCCAAGAGGAATTTCTAGACGGAG AGCGCTGGAGGAATCGATGGGTGCAGTCCACCAATGACTCTCAACTCGGGCATTTTAGACTCTCGTCGGGGAAATTTTATGGtcataaagagaaagacaaag gtCTGCAGACCACTCAAAATGGCCGATTCTATGCCATCTCTGCACGTTTCAAACCGTTTAGCAATAAAGGGAAGACTCTGGTCATTCAGTACACAGTGAAACACGAGCAGAAGATGGACTGTGGAGGGGGCTACGTTAAGGTCTTCCCTGCAGACATGGATCAGAAGAACCTGAATGGAAAATCCCAGTACTATATTATGTTTG gACCTGATATTTGTGGATTTGATATCAAGAAAGTTCatgttattttacatttcaaGAATCAGTATCACTCAAACAAGAAATCAATCCGGTGTAAG GTTGATGGCTTTACACACCTCTACGCTCTGATTTTAAGACCAGACCTCACTTATGAAGTGAAGATCGATGGTCAGTCGATCGAATCCGGTGACATCGAGTATGACTGGAACTTAATGTCACTTAAGAAGATGGAGAAGTTCTCTGCAGAGTCCAAGGATTGGGACCAGGCTGAAGGTGACAAATCCCAG GACTGGGAGAAACATTTCCTGGATGCCAGTGCCAGCAAGCCAAGCGACTGGAACAGTGAGCTGGAGGGGGACTGGCAGGGGCCGATGCTGCAGAAGCCTCCATACCAG GATGGCCTGAAACCAGAGGGTATAGACAAAGACATTTGGCTCCACCAGAAGATGAAAAACAACTATTTGACAGAATATGACCTCTCTGAATTTGAGAACATTGGTGCCATCGGACTGGAGCTTTGGCAG GTGAGATCAGGAACCATCTTTGATAACTTCCTGATCACAGATGATGAAGAGTATGCTGAGAATTTTGGCAAGGCCACTTGGGGGGAAACAAAG GGCCCAGAAAGGGAGATGGATGCCATCCAGGCCAAGGAGGAAGTGAAGAAGGCCCGTGAGGAAGATGAGCAAGAGCTGCTGATGGGCAAGTTTGGTGGGCAAGAGGACACTTTCCAGAGATTTCACAGGAGGGACGAGCTTTAG